Proteins from a genomic interval of Chroococcidiopsis thermalis PCC 7203:
- a CDS encoding TetR/AcrR family transcriptional regulator has protein sequence MPRTPTENERIRRATTEQILKTAMTLFCEKGYYSTSIDDVAKQAQISKGLLYHYFKGKEDLLAALVDLRINDVLVVMNAAVAKTTPAEQIQHIVEGALEDVSRQPEVFRFYLNLFTQPRLDPVVAKYSQKLMDEQARQFEIQTEMFVQLGVVEPRQRSLYFSSTLQGIMLMFSTYPNSFPLEKLKAEAIAEFCNHG, from the coding sequence ATGCCACGCACCCCAACAGAAAACGAACGCATCCGTCGCGCTACCACAGAACAGATTCTTAAAACAGCCATGACTTTGTTCTGTGAGAAGGGCTACTATTCTACGTCAATTGATGATGTTGCCAAGCAAGCTCAGATCTCAAAAGGGCTGCTCTATCACTACTTCAAAGGCAAAGAAGATTTGCTGGCGGCGCTAGTCGATCTCCGAATCAACGATGTTTTAGTGGTGATGAATGCGGCTGTAGCCAAAACAACCCCTGCCGAACAAATTCAGCATATTGTTGAAGGTGCGCTCGAAGATGTCAGCCGTCAACCCGAAGTCTTCCGATTCTATCTAAATTTGTTTACCCAACCGCGTCTCGATCCAGTGGTAGCAAAATATAGCCAGAAGTTGATGGACGAGCAAGCAAGGCAATTTGAAATTCAGACGGAAATGTTTGTCCAGCTTGGAGTCGTAGAACCGCGACAGCGATCGCTTTATTTTTCCTCAACGCTCCAAGGCATTATGCTAATGTTTTCGACCTATCCTAATAGCTTTCCATTAGAAAAACTTAAGGCTGAAGCGATCGCGGAGTTTTGTAATCATGGATAA
- a CDS encoding alpha/beta fold hydrolase has product MDLHYEIQGKGDPVVLLHSGGVDSRDWQFIAPQLAQTHQVITYDQRGTGKSSPRLEPVNHVEDFRRLLDSLEIDKAVLVGHSIGGQIATDFTLDNPERVTKLVLVAPGLTGFQFSPEFDRYVQAIWAAVPDVEKMLDVTLNSPVYAVHAIVNSPQRDRFYQIKHHNVLRAFEWKNFDQVWRQPPAIERLNELKSKTLFIIGTQDSEDCFRIAKFFKQVPDIRFAQIEGADHIPTLTHPQEVYHLITQFLSESQY; this is encoded by the coding sequence ATGGATTTGCATTACGAAATTCAAGGAAAGGGCGATCCGGTCGTCCTGCTGCATAGTGGCGGAGTCGATTCGCGTGACTGGCAGTTTATCGCCCCACAGTTGGCTCAAACTCATCAAGTCATTACTTACGACCAACGCGGTACTGGCAAGTCATCGCCACGGCTCGAACCTGTAAATCATGTTGAGGATTTCAGACGGCTACTAGACTCTTTGGAAATCGACAAAGCAGTTTTAGTTGGTCATTCGATTGGCGGACAAATTGCCACCGATTTTACTCTAGACAATCCAGAACGAGTCACCAAACTCGTGCTTGTCGCTCCTGGGTTGACGGGTTTTCAATTCTCACCAGAATTCGATCGCTATGTCCAAGCAATTTGGGCAGCAGTTCCAGATGTAGAGAAAATGCTTGATGTGACTTTGAACTCTCCAGTGTATGCCGTCCACGCGATCGTGAACAGCCCGCAGCGCGATCGCTTTTACCAAATAAAACATCACAATGTTTTAAGAGCGTTTGAATGGAAAAACTTCGACCAAGTTTGGAGGCAACCACCCGCGATCGAACGGCTAAATGAGCTAAAATCCAAAACGCTATTCATCATCGGCACTCAAGACAGTGAAGACTGCTTCCGTATCGCTAAATTTTTCAAACAAGTTCCCGACATTCGCTTTGCCCAAATTGAAGGCGCAGACCATATACCCACGCTGACACATCCGCAAGAGGTATATCATCTCATCACTCAATTCCTGAGCGAGTCACAATATTAA
- a CDS encoding transposase, giving the protein MPYSSSLTDAEWEILEPLLPQILPQKKRTRPRDWTMRQILDGIFYEHKNGCKWEDLPEDLPPYSTVYWYYKQWRVAGAIEQLMQTLHQRVRAQVKKNRSGLD; this is encoded by the coding sequence ATGCCGTATTCCAGCAGTCTAACCGATGCCGAATGGGAAATTCTCGAACCTCTGTTGCCCCAGATCTTGCCGCAGAAGAAACGCACGCGACCGAGAGACTGGACAATGCGGCAAATCCTTGATGGCATCTTCTATGAACACAAGAATGGTTGCAAGTGGGAAGACTTACCCGAAGACCTACCGCCCTATTCCACCGTCTATTGGTATTACAAGCAGTGGCGGGTAGCAGGTGCAATCGAGCAACTGATGCAGACGTTACACCAACGGGTTCGAGCACAGGTAAAAAAAAACCGAAGTGGACTCGATTGA
- a CDS encoding phytochelatin synthase family protein: protein MTIKIRTITPLIKLGAIALFVAGDSVLTQTLPLPNNLISFNSEMGEQLLLQSKAREDFWDLSTQYVTQNTQSYCGVASIVMVLNALSIPAPIAPEYTPYRVFTQANFFNNASTKKVLAPEVVARQGMTLEQLGQLLASYGVEAKVYHSTNTNIEQFRQLVIQNLRQENNFVLANYLRRKIGQERGGHISPLAAYNQQTDRFLILDVSRYKYPPVWVKAADLWQAMDTEDRVSGKTRGFVLVSQKVKS from the coding sequence ATGACAATTAAAATTAGGACAATTACGCCCTTAATCAAACTCGGCGCGATCGCATTGTTCGTGGCTGGTGATAGCGTATTGACGCAGACACTACCCTTACCTAATAATTTAATCTCCTTCAACTCTGAAATGGGAGAACAATTATTACTACAAAGTAAAGCACGGGAAGATTTTTGGGATTTAAGTACGCAGTACGTTACCCAAAATACTCAATCATATTGTGGGGTTGCCAGTATAGTAATGGTATTAAATGCCCTCTCAATTCCCGCTCCCATTGCTCCTGAATATACACCTTATCGAGTATTTACCCAGGCAAACTTTTTTAATAACGCATCAACTAAAAAAGTTCTTGCACCTGAAGTTGTTGCCCGTCAAGGTATGACTTTAGAACAGTTAGGTCAGCTACTTGCTAGCTATGGTGTAGAAGCTAAAGTTTATCATAGTACTAATACTAATATAGAGCAGTTTCGTCAGCTCGTAATACAGAATTTACGCCAAGAAAATAACTTTGTTTTAGCTAATTACTTGCGACGCAAAATTGGACAAGAAAGAGGCGGACATATTTCTCCTCTCGCCGCCTATAACCAACAAACAGATCGATTTTTAATTCTCGATGTTTCGCGCTATAAATATCCTCCAGTATGGGTAAAAGCAGCGGATTTGTGGCAAGCAATGGATACAGAAGATCGGGTTTCAGGTAAGACGCGGGGATTTGTATTGGTGAGTCAGAAAGTTAAAAGTTAA
- a CDS encoding glycine betaine ABC transporter substrate-binding protein: MKKFILLCLITVSLVLAIASCNPNTSEANGEIVVASKNFTEQNILGELLAQQIESATGLKVARRLDLGGTFVCHQAMLAGQVDAYIEYTGTAFTTILKQKPISDPKAVYQQVKSGYDEQFQLEVAPALGFENTFAMIIRGEDAREYNLRTLSQATQYAPQWQAGFGYEFISREDGFPGLAKTYDLKLNKPPRVMDLGLIYRAIIDKQVDIVAGNSTDAQIARLDLTILQDDKGYFPPYEATPIVRQATLKKYPKLRPAIAQLGGKINEEEMRNLNYQVEGEFRDIKEVVREFLTAKGLGKL; encoded by the coding sequence ATGAAAAAATTTATTCTTTTGTGTTTAATTACTGTGAGTTTGGTGTTGGCGATCGCCAGTTGCAATCCTAACACTTCTGAGGCTAACGGTGAGATTGTCGTTGCTTCCAAAAATTTTACTGAACAAAATATTTTAGGCGAACTATTAGCGCAACAAATTGAATCTGCAACTGGACTAAAAGTCGCTCGTCGTCTAGATTTAGGAGGAACGTTTGTTTGCCATCAAGCAATGCTCGCCGGACAAGTTGATGCTTATATCGAATATACGGGAACGGCATTTACAACTATTTTAAAACAAAAGCCAATTAGCGATCCAAAAGCTGTTTATCAACAAGTGAAATCTGGCTACGACGAGCAGTTTCAATTAGAAGTTGCCCCAGCTTTAGGGTTTGAAAATACCTTTGCCATGATTATTCGCGGCGAAGATGCACGCGAGTACAATCTTCGCACTCTCTCGCAAGCTACCCAATATGCACCCCAGTGGCAAGCTGGCTTCGGCTATGAATTTATCAGCCGCGAGGATGGGTTTCCAGGATTAGCAAAAACCTACGATCTGAAGTTAAATAAACCACCTCGCGTGATGGATTTGGGGTTAATTTATCGGGCAATAATTGATAAACAAGTAGATATAGTTGCAGGGAACTCTACTGATGCTCAAATCGCCCGTTTAGATTTAACGATTCTGCAAGATGATAAGGGTTACTTTCCCCCCTATGAAGCAACTCCCATCGTGCGACAGGCAACTTTGAAAAAGTATCCCAAACTACGTCCGGCGATCGCACAACTAGGTGGAAAGATTAATGAAGAGGAAATGCGCAATTTAAATTATCAAGTCGAAGGTGAATTTCGCGATATTAAAGAAGTCGTGCGTGAATTTTTAACTGCGAAAGGTTTAGGCAAACTGTAA
- a CDS encoding tetratricopeptide repeat protein, with amino-acid sequence MSDSLSHSNSPTLRDRYLALIDQIVQITLKGQIRSKEQVYQMLAQQVVPGTAEIFERCLDERTMEIEHEIETVKDELKQAKATRSQRAIKTIASEWERAAAQNRAASAIAKAAEQIGASEPAYLLADLLQVIDPNQKQALTIAQLKQLAAVLKQQATAIESEMATEVQQVAMGIDRGLQSWQHLEGYLVSWVYDGGQSAIGFENVPGQRGPWALWAKQVNSPIPQALFQTLALERSLLEWTTQQYFHLDDWVEMALILQFLQRGLVGWTEQRIYDAKLGSSLAISCFLTFAAVWGELANGFMQATSLNSSHRERLADGCFQIALQILRAFAQKQYFPLYGGVFASFNGGHLQSALDYLDLPLRQVEGTQEKARILTLLGYSQQAVGNYHQATQFYDRALEIARAAEDVPCEIADLNHLSRICVAKKQYAEAIDYSQRALLLSRQVGDKLGEANALANLGYSEVYSAQAIERLEPEVYEMAIGYLQQGLKLSQQLNDRQSLSLCCSSLGAAHLVLSQPQAAIDYLQSGFQAAQASGDLYLQGLNLVNLAEAYYGLQQTEKAIYVGCIGMYMLERIASPEWRQAAGLLTILQGQMGQDAFQKVLAQYRPQFMTAIGVDGYDYIPQLLANYR; translated from the coding sequence ATGTCCGATTCTCTATCTCATTCCAATTCTCCGACGCTGCGCGATCGCTACTTGGCGTTGATAGATCAGATCGTACAAATTACCCTGAAAGGGCAAATTCGTTCTAAAGAGCAAGTTTATCAAATGCTAGCGCAACAAGTCGTTCCCGGTACGGCAGAGATTTTCGAGCGCTGTTTGGACGAACGCACGATGGAGATCGAACATGAGATCGAGACGGTAAAGGATGAATTAAAGCAAGCGAAAGCGACTCGTTCCCAAAGAGCGATCAAAACGATCGCTAGCGAATGGGAACGCGCCGCCGCTCAAAATCGAGCCGCTAGCGCGATCGCTAAAGCAGCGGAACAGATCGGCGCTTCCGAACCAGCCTACTTACTTGCCGATTTATTACAAGTTATCGATCCAAATCAAAAGCAAGCACTGACAATCGCCCAACTCAAACAATTAGCTGCGGTTTTAAAACAACAAGCAACTGCAATCGAGTCAGAAATGGCGACGGAGGTGCAACAAGTTGCGATGGGGATCGATCGCGGCTTGCAGTCTTGGCAGCATTTAGAAGGATATTTAGTCAGCTGGGTATACGATGGGGGGCAAAGCGCGATCGGATTTGAGAACGTACCAGGACAACGCGGACCTTGGGCGCTGTGGGCAAAACAGGTTAATAGTCCGATTCCACAAGCATTATTTCAAACTCTGGCTCTAGAGCGATCGCTATTAGAATGGACGACTCAGCAATATTTCCATCTCGATGATTGGGTGGAAATGGCGCTGATTTTGCAGTTTTTGCAACGGGGACTCGTTGGGTGGACGGAACAGCGAATTTATGATGCCAAGCTGGGGTCAAGTCTAGCAATTTCTTGCTTTCTCACGTTTGCAGCAGTTTGGGGTGAGTTAGCGAATGGCTTCATGCAAGCAACTAGCCTCAATTCCAGCCATCGCGAACGGCTAGCGGATGGTTGTTTTCAGATTGCACTGCAAATTTTACGCGCTTTTGCTCAAAAGCAATACTTTCCCCTCTACGGTGGTGTTTTTGCTTCATTCAATGGCGGACACTTACAATCTGCTCTCGACTATTTAGATTTACCTTTACGACAAGTCGAAGGAACTCAGGAAAAAGCCCGAATTTTGACACTTTTAGGTTATTCTCAGCAGGCTGTAGGAAATTATCACCAAGCAACCCAGTTTTACGATCGCGCTTTGGAAATTGCCCGTGCTGCGGAGGATGTACCTTGTGAAATTGCCGATTTAAATCATCTCAGCCGAATTTGCGTGGCTAAGAAACAGTATGCAGAGGCAATTGATTACAGCCAGCGGGCGCTACTTCTCAGTCGCCAAGTGGGAGACAAATTAGGTGAAGCCAATGCTTTAGCAAATTTGGGTTACAGTGAGGTGTATTCGGCTCAGGCTATAGAAAGATTGGAACCAGAAGTTTATGAAATGGCGATCGGTTATTTACAACAAGGATTGAAGCTATCTCAACAGTTAAATGACAGACAAAGCTTATCATTATGTTGCAGTAGCCTTGGTGCAGCGCATTTAGTTTTATCTCAACCCCAAGCGGCGATCGATTATCTTCAATCTGGATTTCAAGCCGCTCAAGCTTCCGGCGATTTGTATCTTCAAGGACTCAACTTAGTTAACTTAGCAGAAGCATATTATGGCTTACAACAGACAGAAAAAGCGATTTATGTTGGTTGTATAGGTATGTATATGTTAGAGCGTATAGCTTCTCCTGAGTGGCGACAAGCAGCAGGTTTGTTGACTATACTACAAGGGCAAATGGGACAGGATGCTTTTCAAAAAGTATTGGCACAATATCGACCGCAATTTATGACGGCGATCGGTGTAGATGGTTACGATTACATTCCGCAATTATTAGCAAATTACCGTTAA
- a CDS encoding SGNH/GDSL hydrolase family protein, which produces MFRKIVLIATISAIAAALFQLSNAARTQNVAQIYVFGDSLSDPGNVFKASQGQFPPSPPYFRGRYADGLVWTEYLAQQLKLNANPDTNFAYGGATTGNSQEVPLGLLAQIDRYRASHSSTSNNALYIIWAGANDYLGGGNDTDRPVNNSVEAVKSLVQIGAKNILVVNLPDLGKLPGTRNTQQSEVLSQLTHKHNSQLANALKNLQQQLKSESNLIYYDVNDLFNRVMNEPTKFGFLNVMNTCLNGELSQYMVCPNPDKYLFWDDIHPSTAAHKLLAETVANRLKSATTQTQSAYAN; this is translated from the coding sequence ATGTTCCGCAAAATTGTATTAATTGCCACGATAAGTGCGATCGCTGCCGCTCTATTTCAATTATCTAATGCGGCTCGAACGCAAAATGTCGCCCAAATTTATGTTTTTGGCGATAGCCTTTCCGATCCTGGCAATGTGTTTAAAGCTTCCCAAGGACAATTTCCACCCAGTCCACCTTATTTTCGCGGCAGATATGCAGATGGTTTAGTTTGGACGGAATATCTCGCTCAACAATTGAAATTAAACGCTAATCCCGATACTAATTTTGCTTACGGTGGCGCTACCACAGGCAATTCACAGGAAGTTCCACTAGGATTGCTAGCACAAATCGATCGCTATCGGGCTAGTCATTCCTCTACCTCTAATAATGCTTTATACATAATCTGGGCTGGAGCAAATGATTATTTGGGAGGTGGAAATGACACAGATCGACCAGTTAATAATTCAGTTGAAGCTGTCAAATCACTGGTTCAAATTGGCGCAAAAAATATTTTAGTGGTTAATTTGCCAGATTTAGGTAAACTACCAGGAACGCGCAATACCCAACAATCTGAAGTACTGAGCCAACTAACTCACAAGCATAACTCTCAACTAGCTAATGCTTTGAAAAACTTACAGCAACAGCTTAAATCTGAATCCAATCTTATTTATTATGATGTCAACGATCTATTTAATCGAGTTATGAACGAGCCAACTAAATTTGGCTTTCTCAATGTTATGAATACCTGTTTAAATGGCGAACTTAGCCAATATATGGTTTGTCCCAACCCAGATAAATATTTATTTTGGGATGATATCCATCCCTCTACTGCTGCCCATAAATTGTTAGCAGAAACAGTTGCTAACAGGTTAAAATCTGCAACTACACAAACTCAGTCTGCTTATGCCAATTGA
- a CDS encoding LysE family translocator has translation MEINLLLRGLTIGLAIAAPVGPIGILCIRQSLAFGWLHGFVAGLGAATADAMYGCVAAFGLTFVTNFLIEQQFWLRLVGGAFLCYLGVKTFISMPSETAASTRGNTLTRVYTSTWMLTLTNPATILAFAAIFSGLGLASIKQNYLSAILLVIGVFCGSALWWLLLSTTVTLAKTKLNLNWVNRLSGIVIVAFGIIALLNL, from the coding sequence ATGGAAATTAACTTACTACTACGGGGACTAACAATTGGCTTGGCGATCGCCGCACCTGTAGGACCCATTGGTATCCTCTGCATTCGCCAGTCACTTGCATTCGGTTGGCTACATGGATTTGTAGCTGGTTTAGGCGCAGCAACAGCAGATGCAATGTATGGTTGTGTGGCTGCATTTGGACTTACCTTCGTCACTAACTTCTTAATCGAACAACAGTTTTGGCTGCGGTTGGTTGGCGGTGCTTTCCTGTGCTACTTGGGGGTCAAAACATTTATTAGTATGCCATCTGAAACTGCGGCATCCACCAGAGGCAACACTCTTACTAGAGTTTATACTTCAACATGGATGCTCACACTGACAAATCCTGCAACAATCTTAGCTTTTGCAGCTATTTTTTCTGGATTAGGCTTAGCCAGCATCAAACAAAATTACCTATCAGCAATCCTCCTAGTAATTGGAGTTTTTTGCGGCTCTGCACTGTGGTGGCTGCTATTGAGTACTACCGTCACGCTAGCAAAGACAAAACTGAATTTGAACTGGGTCAATCGCCTTTCAGGTATCGTCATCGTAGCATTTGGAATTATCGCATTACTAAATTTGTGA
- a CDS encoding efflux RND transporter permease subunit: MLLSIANTFIRRPVLTTVCTVVILLLGAICIPLLPLDKLPEMALKQVTVTANYLGSDAKTTEENVTTVLERQINGTERAVYMSSQTTNNGDTTINVSFPTEMDRNTAQVLVQNNVAVAEAELPEEVNRTGVVTQKQSPTITIAYAFYSEKNEQGNYIYDNVFISNYVDRLIFDEIKRIEGVGNLRIIGERRYAMRIWLNPDALAARNLSAQDVINAISEQNIQVGAGRIGQQPTQAKHDYEIALRAIGRFTTPEEAEDIVVQVGQNGTLTRLKDVGRAEVGAQDYSATTLFDGAPSVILLAYQLPGSNAWNTANLIKARMAELEQSFPPGLKATVGLDNTLFVSASLDEAFKTLMEAIALVFLVIFIFLQDWRTTIIPALAIPVSLIGAMAFAFMFGFSLNQLTLFGVILATGLVVDDGIVVVEAIAAKLSQGMRPVQAAIDAMGELTGAIIATSVVLMAVFIPVTFFPGTTGIVYRQFALIIAFAIAISTFNALTFSPSMSAIIMRRQQEVHGPLGWFFGWFNRGFDWFKEQYGKSVEFLIRLRMIVIPIFLAGLIATGWLYQTTPQGFIPEEDQGYFFAIAEAPSGVSLNYTTNLVQKVTQIIKPLPEVEHVVGNAGFGFQGNASNKALFFVKLKDWEERPGADKSIFGLLQQINQKLQANVPEARLIAVNAPPVDGLGSTGGFEMYIQNRQALPMEALIDNTQKVVEAARKRPELAGVFTQFTFGAPMMEISIDREQAKALNVQLSDIFNTMQTYLGARYVNQYVLGGRLYRVQVQAEETSRSNPDDIGRLYVRSVDGNSVPLSNVVKVEQMTYPPIITHYNVYPSINIQGAPAPGYSTGQAMRAMEEVAEQVLQPGFGYAWTGTAFQEKASGGAAPIIFGLAFVMVFLVLAAQYESYVDPIIIMITVPLAILGAIGALLLRANLLQAGSVWPVVNNNIYAQVALVMLIGLASKNAILIVEFANQSAELGMSYTKAAIRAAEERLRPILMTAISGLVGFWPLVIAAGAGAMSRWSLGTALFGGYLFSTLLSLFLVPVLYVVIKNMEENFLKPSKPKQIQPKEDRQPQPLAR, encoded by the coding sequence ATGTTACTGAGCATTGCCAATACATTCATTAGGCGACCAGTCTTAACGACAGTCTGTACCGTGGTTATCCTTTTACTAGGAGCAATTTGCATTCCGCTATTGCCCTTAGATAAACTCCCAGAAATGGCATTAAAACAAGTTACCGTGACAGCAAATTATCTCGGTAGCGATGCCAAAACCACAGAAGAAAACGTTACCACCGTACTAGAACGACAGATCAACGGTACTGAGCGGGCTGTATATATGTCCTCTCAGACAACGAATAATGGTGACACGACCATTAACGTCTCCTTTCCCACGGAGATGGACAGAAATACCGCTCAAGTCCTCGTTCAAAACAACGTTGCCGTAGCTGAAGCAGAACTACCAGAAGAGGTAAATCGCACGGGTGTTGTTACGCAAAAACAATCTCCAACAATTACTATTGCTTATGCCTTTTATTCAGAGAAAAACGAGCAAGGTAACTATATCTACGACAACGTATTTATTAGTAATTATGTCGATCGCCTGATTTTTGATGAAATCAAACGGATCGAGGGCGTAGGCAACTTAAGAATAATTGGCGAACGAAGATATGCAATGCGGATCTGGCTCAATCCCGATGCCTTGGCTGCGAGAAATTTATCAGCTCAAGATGTCATTAACGCTATTTCCGAGCAAAACATTCAAGTAGGGGCGGGTAGAATCGGTCAGCAGCCGACCCAAGCCAAGCACGACTATGAAATCGCCTTACGCGCGATCGGTCGCTTTACGACTCCCGAAGAGGCTGAAGATATTGTCGTGCAAGTGGGTCAAAACGGGACGCTAACGCGGCTCAAAGATGTCGGTCGCGCTGAAGTTGGAGCGCAAGACTATAGCGCCACGACTCTATTTGATGGCGCTCCTTCAGTTATTTTATTAGCCTATCAATTGCCTGGAAGTAATGCTTGGAATACAGCCAACTTAATTAAGGCGAGGATGGCGGAGTTAGAGCAAAGTTTTCCGCCAGGATTGAAAGCAACGGTTGGTTTAGACAATACGTTGTTCGTCTCAGCTTCCCTAGATGAAGCCTTTAAAACTTTAATGGAAGCGATCGCCTTAGTCTTTTTGGTAATCTTTATTTTCCTCCAAGACTGGCGTACCACAATTATTCCCGCCCTGGCAATTCCCGTGTCCTTAATTGGGGCGATGGCGTTTGCTTTTATGTTTGGGTTTAGCCTGAATCAGTTAACGCTATTCGGGGTAATTTTAGCCACAGGTCTAGTTGTAGACGATGGGATTGTGGTTGTAGAAGCGATCGCCGCTAAATTATCTCAGGGAATGCGACCAGTGCAAGCTGCGATCGATGCGATGGGAGAACTGACTGGGGCAATTATTGCTACCTCTGTGGTGCTGATGGCAGTATTTATTCCCGTGACCTTCTTTCCAGGCACGACGGGAATTGTCTACAGACAGTTTGCCTTAATTATTGCCTTTGCGATCGCTATTTCTACCTTCAACGCTCTTACCTTTTCCCCTAGCATGTCAGCCATCATCATGCGACGACAGCAGGAGGTGCATGGACCCTTGGGCTGGTTTTTTGGCTGGTTTAATCGCGGGTTTGACTGGTTTAAAGAACAGTATGGTAAGTCAGTAGAATTTCTAATCCGCCTGCGGATGATAGTCATCCCAATTTTTCTCGCAGGCTTAATTGCAACAGGTTGGCTTTATCAGACTACACCCCAAGGATTTATTCCCGAAGAAGATCAAGGCTATTTCTTTGCGATCGCCGAAGCTCCTTCGGGTGTCTCTTTAAATTACACCACTAATCTCGTCCAAAAAGTTACCCAGATTATCAAACCCCTGCCAGAAGTCGAACACGTAGTTGGGAATGCGGGCTTTGGTTTTCAAGGTAATGCTAGCAACAAAGCGCTGTTTTTCGTCAAGCTTAAAGATTGGGAAGAACGCCCCGGTGCAGATAAGTCAATTTTCGGACTCCTGCAACAAATTAACCAAAAATTGCAAGCAAACGTTCCCGAAGCCAGACTAATCGCCGTCAACGCACCACCAGTGGATGGTTTAGGGAGTACGGGTGGCTTCGAGATGTACATCCAAAACCGCCAAGCCTTACCAATGGAAGCTTTAATTGATAACACGCAAAAAGTGGTCGAAGCAGCAAGAAAGCGTCCAGAGTTAGCGGGTGTATTTACTCAATTTACCTTCGGTGCGCCGATGATGGAAATCTCCATCGATCGCGAACAAGCTAAAGCCCTCAACGTTCAATTAAGCGATATTTTCAATACGATGCAGACATATTTGGGGGCGAGATATGTCAACCAATATGTCCTCGGCGGACGACTGTATCGCGTGCAAGTGCAAGCAGAAGAGACATCGCGCTCCAATCCCGACGATATCGGTCGTTTGTACGTCCGTTCTGTAGATGGGAATTCCGTACCACTGAGTAATGTGGTGAAAGTCGAGCAAATGACCTATCCACCAATTATTACTCACTACAACGTTTATCCATCGATTAACATTCAAGGCGCACCCGCCCCAGGTTACAGTACCGGACAAGCGATGAGAGCAATGGAAGAGGTAGCAGAGCAAGTATTGCAACCAGGATTCGGTTACGCCTGGACGGGAACGGCTTTTCAAGAAAAAGCTTCTGGTGGTGCTGCCCCGATTATTTTCGGTTTAGCCTTTGTGATGGTGTTTTTAGTCTTGGCAGCGCAGTACGAAAGCTACGTCGATCCCATCATCATCATGATTACCGTACCTTTAGCAATTTTAGGCGCGATCGGGGCGTTGCTGCTCCGTGCCAATTTGCTCCAAGCAGGTTCGGTTTGGCCTGTTGTCAACAATAACATTTACGCTCAAGTTGCTCTCGTGATGCTGATCGGCTTAGCCAGTAAAAACGCAATTCTGATCGTAGAATTTGCCAACCAGTCAGCAGAACTAGGTATGAGCTACACCAAAGCAGCAATTCGAGCCGCAGAGGAGCGCTTGCGACCGATTCTGATGACAGCAATTTCTGGTTTAGTTGGTTTTTGGCCTTTGGTCATAGCGGCGGGTGCAGGAGCCATGAGTCGCTGGTCTTTAGGAACGGCACTATTCGGCGGCTACCTATTTTCGACGCTATTGAGTCTGTTCTTAGTCCCGGTGCTGTACGTTGTCATTAAGAATATGGAAGAAAATTTCTTGAAACCAAGTAAACCAAAACAGATTCAGCCTAAAGAAGACAGACAGCCGCAACCATTGGCTAGATGA